The Arvicola amphibius chromosome 11, mArvAmp1.2, whole genome shotgun sequence genomic interval ACTCATCATTGGGGCACTTGGACCAAGTTCTTTCCCTGCTTGGGTCCAACTTCCTGCTCAGTAAAGTGGGGCCAACAGTGCCTCCCACAGAGTGATGGTGGCAATGAATGCAGAAGCGCCTGGAGGCCTTCCTGGGACTCGCTGAGAACAGGTCATATACCCACTTTGTAGTTCTTCACAAATCCGTCTCACTTCCTACTGAGGGAGTGTCCTCAGCCAGAGCTTCCAGCCTCTCCTTTGAAAATGAATTACTACCCAGTAATACTCAGTAGCAGTTTAGTGAAGACTCCTCCTAGGAAGTAAAGGCACACTCCCAGTGAACAGCCAACTGCAGGTGTGCACAGGTGCTGTTTAGTAGGCCACACTAGCCATAAGCTGTTGATGGTAAAAATGGGCATGAGAAGCTAAGGAGACAGGCGGTGGCGGTGgggcagggagacagatgcgGCAGTGGGTCAGGGAGGAAAATAACATTACTGTAAAGTATGTGTATAGGGCACTGGCACGATGGCTCAGAGATAAAGCCCCTTAGCagcaaacctgacaacctgagtcctaTCTCTAAGACCCATAGtgtagaagagaactgactcttacaAGTTGTCTTGTGGCCACTGCATTTGTCCCATaggacatgtacacacacacaccacacacacacacacacctagataaataaaaattaatttaaaaatttgaagatgtatatgtatgtacatatatacatgtataccaaACATTTTATACTGACCTGGATAAAGACATATTAAGTCCAGTGTTTCCTTGCTTTGGGGTGCTTGAAATCTTCATTAAAGACTTTAAGAACCTCCCTCAAAACAAGTCTGTTCTTCAAATAGATCCAGATGATAAAGCGCCCATTGCTTCAGATGCTCTGCTGGGCACTGGTGCGTTCATACGAGGAACACAAACATCTGACCACGGACCTGGACAGAGTCCAGTCCCCAGGCATGCCTGCCCCCTGCACACACCAGCCTGGCCACTTGCTCAGTGGCCAGACCTTGTTTGTGATAGAAGGCTGTGCATTTCCAACCTGGAGTGCTTTTCCAGATTCTGAGAAGTGGCTAGCTGGCCTGAAGAAAAGACCCAAGCCTGATTGTGATGTTCATGTGTATTTCACACTCGTTGCATACACGAGCTGAAGGTACTTTTACAGTTTCGGGGTACGTGCATTTGACGCCATGTACATACAGAAGCTTTTGGTGTGGCAGCATGTCTGCATTCAAAATTTAGATATTGGCTTCTTTCAGGATTTTCATCTCAGAAATGCTCACCCTCTCTAGAGAAGTGATTGCAACTGTGTCCTTGTCTCTGCAGGACGGTGAAGTCCTCTAGCCCCATGTGACCGCCTGTGAAGAGCTACCTTCGCCTGCTGGCCACCCCAGCTCCCACCATGGGTCCTGCGGGAAGCACACTGAGCGGTGGGCCCCTGCAGGTGCAGATGGTTCTCTGGGGAAGTCTGGCTGCTGTGGCCATGTTCTTCCTCCTCACCTTCCTCATCCTTCTGTGCTCCAGTTGTGACAGGTTAGAACACGCATGCCTCTTCTAGAACCTAAACATAGTccttgtcattcccagaggagccTTTGTACCAAAGAGTCCCCAGCCCGTGTTTACAAGTTGGTTACAAAGGTTCCATGGACATTCATCAGTCACTTGAAAGCCCTTACTAATTTTCCTGAAGAGCAAAGCAAAGAGTCCTTCCTAATGTTTCAGATGTCAGAATGAAGTCTCTGCTGCTCTTTGAGCACATCCTCTTGAGTGCTGTCTTTTTTCTAGCCATAGGCATATTGAAATCTGAGTGTGAGACACTACATCTCTTTTTCACAGTTGGCATTACTGAGGAGGCTCATGGattcttaaaaatgtgtgtggtgAGCTGCCCTTTATAAAGAAACAGATTTGTTTTCCTGCAAGACAGACTCACTGAatgtggaaacattttttttctttttaagcattaCACTTGTCTCGCTTTGCACAGGGAGAATTGGGGTTCTTTACAAGCAAAAGCGATTGCTCAGAAGAGTCAGGGATGGTCCAAAGTCTGCAGCTTTTGGGTATTGCCAGAGCCCGTGGGGTCCAACTTAGCTACCCATACCAAGTTCTCTCAAGCTGGGAAGAAATGTGATGATATTTAAAAGCCCAATATGGATCCCACCCTAAAATCTGTCAAGAATGGAAAATCCAGGCCTTGTATAGCCTGTCCTGATCCCTGCCAAGCATGGACCCAGGCCTTGAGGGCTAGGTGGAGCCTGACCTCCAAGAAGATAGAACTCGGGAGGCCTAGTTCTAGCTCCTACGAACCTGATAATTCTGCTGCCATAACTCGCTCTCCCGCTAGGTGTCACCCTCTCCTCACCATGGTAGAAATGCCGTCTTTACTGCTGATGGCTTTCTTTGGACTGTTTGTGCGAGAAACACATCTTATCTTTACTCACCGGACTTTTCCACAGACTAGAAGTATACGTGACTCTTCCTGCGAGCTTGTCACCTTCCTGACGGACATGCGGTGTTGTATCTCCTGtaccttctctcttccctcacaTCGTGTGACTCCACAGACTCTTAGGGAGAAGATGAGATAATTGTTAGGGTTCGCTGAAGAGAAAAAGCACCGTCTGCCATCCGCGCCCTCTGGGCACAGCCAGATCCTGCTTgcagcctgcctcttcctcctctgcttacGGGGAGAGGATGTGCAAGGGGGGACACATCCTTGGCTGTTGGCTGTGACTCTTCTTCTCGCTCTCAGCAAAATAAACGTAGTTCATAAAACCAGATAAACATTAGGCTAGAAAAGCCTGGTGCCTGTTTCGCTTTAACAGACAcatctgtcttctttttatttcagaGAGAAGAAGCCAAAGCAACACAGCGGGGACCATGAGAATCTGATGAACGTGGTAAGCcatggtgtgtctgtctgtctgtctgtccactgaCACCTATCCAGGAACGTCGCTGCTGGCTTTTGACCCGAGTGAAGTTGGCatgtagaaggaaaaggaaatgagcGGTGGCTGTGTGCACCCACGGCCTGGAGCTGTGTGCTCCACCAGTGTTCATACAGCTTCTGAGGGAAAGGCTGTTACCGGACTGGGCTCAAGCCTGCTGCAGGGATGTCTTCTGTCCCCTTTGGTCAGAAAGGGCTGTCACAAGAACAAACTGGATgactctctctgctctggagagCAGAGTCCAGCATCTATGGTGTTGTCACGTTAGGTCCTTCCAGAGTTGGACCTGTCCCCACGCTCAGTTCCTTAGTTCACACCTGGTCCTTGTCTCCACCTCTGTCCCTCATGCTGCCTTTCCCTCTCCAAATGCCTGTCCTTGGGGCCAAGTCCCCTACCTTCATAAAGATACCAAATATATGAAACTAGAACCCAGGCGACTCTGATGTAACCTCAGTCTTCACCAGCGCCATCGTAGGTGTCCTGGTTCTCAGATAAAGTTGCACTGTGTGGCACTGGAGACCAAGATTTAGGTGGAAATACAACCGTGAGCCAGGGCCTGAGGCCCGTGGCACAGCCTGGCCTTGCTGCCTTCACCAGTCCTCCTCATTTGAGGAGAACCTAGTGGGATCCACTCACCTGGGTGAAGAGCAGCCTGAGGGTGTCACAGTCTGTCTGTCCTTTGACTCAAGTTGTGCCCTTAGGCCGAAGCACAGCCTCAGCAGCTGCTTCTACAGCCGCCCCCAGCCCCAGGGCAGTGCTAGGAGAGACGTTGCTTCCTGGTTAGAGCAAGAAGGAAGCATGTATGTCTATCTCTGTGGGATCCAGTATATTTGCACCCAACTGGTGTGTTCAGAGCTCATGCCGGAGACACCAGGCTGCCTGAACCCCCGCTTCGCTGTGTGTCTGTGACCCAAGCAGGTAGGAAGCTGCCAGGATTCCCTTCTTGGCTCCTCCTAGATGCCAAGGCACTGGGTGTCTGTGTGAGCCCACTGTCCTGACCCTCAGCACACCTCCTCCTTTGACTGAGTCTCTCACGGTTTCACATCTTCTGCTGTCCCCACTTTGCTGGTACgatgggggagggagtagaaGGATGGAGCCCTGATTTCTTCACCTACCACCTTCCTCAGAGTGAGGTAGATAGTGAGCTGTTGCCTGAAGCTAGTCATCCACCTCTACCCTCATTTCCTCCTAGAACAAGGGTTCTAAGGTATGGCTGGGCCATTAGTAATAGCACCACCtgggagcagaggaagccagTGTTCCAACTCTGGTGTGGGTACCAGTGTGGATCCCTGTTCTTGGTCTATCCCTGCTGATGTGCCTGAGGTCAGCAGCCTTTGGTGAGTGGAGCAAGTGAGCAGAGAAGGCAgtctcttcatcttcttcctcacaTGGGATCCTCCATGAGCCGACACATGACTGTGTCCACTGCGGTGTGCACTCATGGTATGCACTCACGAGGATGTGGCGTACACTGGCCGTGAGGCCTGCACACAATGTTGCCCACCTAATTCCTGAGTTTGCTAGCTCATCACAGTTTGCAGATTTGTTTCTGTGGAAGTGGGAAGTAGTCGTTCAAACATAGATTATGGAAGTCTGGCCATGTTAGGTTTTACAGGAAGCCTTCCCTTGATCCCCTGTCCTCTCCCCTAAGGACACTGTTTCTATAGTATGAGCTTCTGGATCATGGAGCAGCAGATGTGAGAGACACTGGCCCAGTAGGGCAGACATCCTGGACGCTCAGGCATCACCACGTCAGGGCCATTTTCTGTCTGTTACTTGATTGCCCATCAGAGTCAGGAAGTTTGTGAGACCAGCTACCCAAGATTTCTCTGCAGGATACATCAGGATTTCCTGTGTGATATCCTGGAGCCTGGGCTGTGTCCTGGGCAGCAGAAGCCATGAACGTGAAAAGGATGGGGTCTGTCATGTGCCCATTTGGGTTGCTCTCTGGGACCAGTAGCATAAGATACATCTAGGAACAGCTTGTTTCTGCATGCCCCTCTTGACAACTCCACCTAGCATGTAGTTCCAGACAGTGTCTGCACACCACAGTCACCCCAGAGGAACAAACTGCCTGTCCTTCCAAGTGCCTGTGTGTATTTTAGAACAGAAAAGGTTTGCAAAGCAATTTCTCAGAAGATGATCCTTTCAGTGATGCCTGAAGCCAGAGACTAGCTCTGAAATAGCCTCAGAAATGTATGGCATTAAATACTGTACAGACACAGTCTCTTCCTATTTGGAGGCAGCAGTGAtactttgctgtttgtttggcAATACCTGTGTTACAAGGATGGCATTAATCCCTACTGGGATCTGTTCTGACCACAAGAGTTTGTGGTCTCCTTTTGCCGTGTGCTAAGGAAAACACTGTGTCTGTAGCCCACTTGTAACCACCATGTGAGATTGCACTGCCTGGAGCCCCGGAAGAGTCCCAGTGCCCCTGAGAATCCAGAACCACATCTTCAAAAATAAGCTTAGCCGTTCTCCATTGGTCAGAATGGTCCCCACTTTGACACCTGAGGGTGGATAAGTTATGCATGGGACTCACCTAGTTTAGTTCACGGATTCTGGGATTTGCTTTAGACTGCTTTGATTTTAGGAGTGCCCTCCTCTGGTACGCAGCAGATTCTTAACAAAAGATGTATTTGGATTTTTCAGCCTTCTGACAAGGAGATGTTCAGCCATTCAGCAACCAGCCTGACAACAGATGCCCTGGCCAGCAGTGAACAGAACGGGGTGCTCACCAATGGCGACAGTAAGTTCTGCAGAGATATCACTGTGAATGTACTAGATTTCAAATAAGGTGGATCACGGGGCTGAaatgatgactcagcagttagggccaccaccgccaccgccaccttcaccacctcctccaccgccaccgccacctccTCCACCGCCACCTCCTCCACcgccacctcctccacctccacctccaccaccaccaccaccaccacctcctctgtcaccacctccaccaccaccatcaccttcaCCACCTCCTCCgtcaccacctccacctccaccaccaccaccaccacctcctccgtcaccacctccacctccaccaccaccaccaccacctcctccgtcaccacctccacctccaccacactgctgctgctcttccagaggacttgaatttgattcccagcacccacatggcagctcacagccatccactattgcagttccaggggatccaatgccctccacaggcaccaggcttgCAAGTgatacatgaacatacatgcagcCAGAACACCAGACATGTGaaataaagatttcattttttgaaTAAAGTAAAAAGGTAGCTCAGAAACTATAGGGTATACTCTACCCGGTCACTATGACCACTAGGTTTAGCCAGAAGTCTCATTTGCATAAAGACACCTGGAATCTGGTTGTTGGCTGTTAGAAATGGGTAGTGTCACCTGCTCCAGCCTCACTGAGTCCCCCATTGACAGACAGCACTCAGTCCTCCGTCTCCCGCCCCCAGCTGCTCATCACATTACCGTAAACCTTGAGTGGGGAAAGCTCATTAACTTACGACTGTCAGGGTCACAAGTGTGAACAGTATTAAAATCCAGATGTCCACAAgcctgcttccacttcctgctAGAGGCAGATGGAGAGTCACTTCTTGCCTCCTGCAGCCTCCTGCATCCCTTAGTCCAGTCCGTGGCTTCTCCCTGAATCTCCGAATCTCCCgctgcccttcctcttccacccTTTGGGACCGTGTGTAATCCCTTGGGCTTGTCTAGGTAACCAAGTTCCTCTAGCCATCTCAGGGTCATCCGattacacgtgtgcacacacacacgcacgcatgcacctTGGTACATGACACAGCATGTAGTTTCCGTAGACTGGGATGTGGACATCTTTGGGAAGTCACATCCTTGTCACACAGGCATTAATAACCTAACCATGGTTTGATTATCACAGAGCTTGGGGATCTGTAACTTGAACCAGGCAGCGTGATTCCAGGGCAGGCACTCAGCATTCTGTATACACCATTCTGTCTGACACACTGACTGGCAGGCGTAGTCGCAACGATTGCTGCCTGTGTGGCTTGCATTCCCTAAGGCaaggcttcttccttccccctttatGTAGGAAGCTCAGGGTCATCAGCATGGCACCAGAGTCTACAGAACACCCTCTGTGTTCTGGGACCAGATAACTGGAGCCGCCGAAGCTTTCCTGCAGGATCAGAAGGAGCTGGAACTCTGGGACTGCTAAATCCAGAGTGTTGGGGATACAGCATTATCCCACacgtttcttttttctgttcttcttcctaacagtttattttacatttccataCGTGGATATAATGTATTGTGATCACATCCACCCTCACTACCCTCACCCCTCACCTACATTCCTACcgaccccttcctcttcccaggtgccccccccccccactttcttgTTTCGGTTTTCTTGGTTTGTTGGTGTtgctggagttttgttttgttttgtggtttggtGAAGGCCTCAGGAGCCCTCCCAGCTGGTACACTGTCTCTCATCTCCCTACAGTGAGGTCCACTTGAGTAAGAGCTTGTCGTTTTGATGTGAGAATTCTGAGAGAAGGATTCTATTCTGCTCACCTCTGGGTCTGTACTGGGTTGAACAGTCCCTGGCATCTGGCCAACACTCAAAATCCATGCAATAAGGACCGACTGCCAGGCATCAGTCTAAGGACATGCTGGCTGGGCCTCTGTGAGTCAAGGATGTGGGGCCGAGGCACAGTGTCTGGCCTTTGGTGATACAGACCTAAGGTGCATCGCTGCTGCTCCACCTCTGTCCTAGCAGCCAGATGACAGCGACCGTGATTGGGACAGGGGAAGAAGAGTGCCTGATCCCTCAGAGGCAAGGACCAGTTAGACGAGGGTAACACGTGTGCCCCATTTTTGGTATTTTGCTACCTTTGCTTGTTCTCTGGCCTGGGTAGAGGCAGGACCTGGTGTGTGCTACAGGCAGGTGCTCTAGCACTAAGCCACAGCCACTgccctgctttgcttttcctatTGAGACAAGTTACCCAGTCTGCGCTTGAattcagtcttcctgcctcagccgcTTTAAGCACGTGGCCCTGCCTGGAATGTTTCTTTGATCCTGTGCACTGTCAAGCTCTCTGCCTCCATGAGTCTCAGCAGGAGTAACAGTAAGTAATGAAAGGAACCATGAGTCAAAATATAGCTAGCCCGCAACATTTATTAAATCATGTACTGGGAATACAATGGCTCGCTTCCCTTTAAATGGAATGGAATGAGATGCGGCTGAGTATCAGGTTAATTAACACAGACTTGATGTTCTAGCATCGTGGCATCCTGCACTGGTTATTAAGGGGTGCTCTTCCTCTGCTGCTAacacccctcccccttcagtTCTTTCAGAAGACAGCACCTTGACCTGCATGCAGCATTATGAGGAAGTTCAGACCTCGGCCTCGGATCTTCTGGACTCCCAGGACAGCACGGGAAAGCCCAAGAGCCATCAGAGCCGGGAACTGCCGAGGATCCCCCCAGAGAACACCGTGGACGCCATGCTCACAGCCAGCGTTGTGGAGGGGGACTCGGGGCCCAGCATGGAGGGGCCCTACGAGGTGCTCAAGGATAGCTCCTCCCAGGAGAACATGGTGGAGGACTGCCTGTATGAAACtgtgaaggagatcaaggaggtGGCAGACAAAGGCCTGGCTGGCAAGTCCAAGTCCACGTCTGCCTTGAAGGAGCTTCAGGGCGCCCCCACAGAGGGCAAACCCGACTTTGCTGAATATGCCTCTGTGGACAGAAACAAGAAGTGCCACCAGAGCATTAACGCAGAGAGCATTCTGGGAGCTTCCAGTGACCCAGAAGAGGAAGCCCCCCCACCTGTCCCGGTTAAACTTCTGGATGAGAATGCAAACCTtccagagaagggagaggcagaggcagaagagcaaGCTCCGGAGGGGGCCAGCGGACACAACAAGGTAGGCTTTTGTCCTGACGGAAAGGTTGCCGGGTCCTGGGAAGTGTGTATAATACTAGCAGGTTCATGAAACGATGAGACGTGACCCGGGCTAGTGTAAGCTGTGGTTGGCCATTTCACCCTCTAAGTCTTAAGATGCTGAAGATTTATGCCTACAAAATCTTTCTCTCTCGTATCTCATTTGGGTAGTTTCCAGCgtttatattatatgttattagACCAATATTAGTGTGTTCATTTTGAAGACTAAGAACTAAAGATTCTTTGCCCCACAGCGCCTATCTTCTCTGTGTGGCTTCCTTGGGCAGCATAACTTGAGCCCTTCAGAACCCCACAGCTGGAAGCACACTAGCCTGTGCAGAGAGTCCAGATGTTCAGTGTCACTGCTGGCAGCTTGTGTATATTTTCCTGTAAACCAACTAATGGATCTTATTTTTCATTAGTTTCTATgcaatatttttaagtaatttctaAAAAGTTCAGTCAGCAGCGGTCTAAGATCCATCAGCAGTCTTTGGCACATGTGTCTTAACAGCCTCTGAGCCACAGAGAGCCTCACATTGGATGTCAAAATGCCCCCAGCGTTTAAGTAGGCCCACCCCGCTTCCGTCAGCTAATAAGGATTCCTGTTATCTACAGAGACAAATGCCAGGTTATCTTCCAGTGTAAGTTCACATCCAGCCTCTgcagggagggcagggagggatcGGGAGCCAAGCTGCTGATGCTCACCCTTCCTGTGGCTGCCGTATGAAGTCATTCTTCACACTGTTCTGAGTTTGTCTCAACTTTTCATGTCATCTGTGAAATCGGCTGCCGCAAGCACGTCTGAAGTATTTGCAAACATGCTCATAAGCTGCAGTAAAATCTAAGTGTCTGCCATTCCTATAACGAAAGACAAGGAAAGCGACGTAAGTGTACGCTGCCTGGACTAGCGAAGCTCTTCTTAGTGAGCATTTGGAAGCTAGAAGGGTTGCTTTCTATTGTTAGTGAATAGTTCTCCAGATTCCACATTAGAGACTGGAGACCCACATCTCAGGATCAAGTCATCCCTCACCTCGAAGAGGGATCCTCTTCCATGCAAACaatcccaatttttttttaattttttattttttattttttttggtttttcgagaattTTAACCGAATTAGGAATGTCaaattttgatattaaaaaaaaggttttattgaGCGTCCACTATATGCCATATGGCCTTCTAGATGTTCCACACCAGTGAATAAAGCATAAATGGATGCAAATCCCAGGCCATGTGGAACTTAAGCTTCAGTGGGGGAAGAGATAGGCATAACACAGTTTAAAGGGGAAAAGTCACATAAGGAAGATTGGGCATAAGTTGGGTGGGGGTAGAGTTTTGCTCCTACCTCTATGTGAAGGGATTCTTGAGCAGGGTCTAGggagcctgagaaagctgggcAGGTGCACTTCGGGGCACTGTGCACTTTGATTTCAGGAAGCCCCTAAGCTAGCTCAGTGGCTGGTGTGGGAGGAAGGGCTGGGGTAGTGAGCGGAGATGGGCAAAGATGAGAAGACTTTGCAGACAGGTATCTGGTTATGTCCTGGGCTCATGGTCTGAGTGAAACCAGCAGAATCCAACAGTATAGTCTATGCTGTGAAAGCTTTTCTGCTCTAATAACTAGACCTCGAGAGGCTCTGGGCAGGACAGAGGCAGCAGAAGTGATGAGAGGAGCGAGCTAGACCAAGAGCTCAGGGCTGGCACAGCCTGTGGGCACAAGGAACCACCGCAAATTAAGATGGAGTATCCCGGGAGAGCAGGAGCTGGGGCAAGCCGCAGTCCTTTGCTCTAGTAATGTTCCGCTAGAGATCAGGACTGGCCCCAGTGCTGACACACCTTGAGGCAGCTGGGGACATGAAGAGTCACATGGTTCAGAATTAGCAGCCAAACTGTTTAAGCACATGGTAATGGAGGTGTGTCTACTAGGACCAGAAGAGTCCTAAGAACAGAGATCTGGGATCAGGAGGACAGCAGGAGAaaccaaaataagaacaaagaccAGGAAAGAGGTGTTGCTGGAGACCGAATAAAGAAAGTatctggggagggggagaccTCAGTACACACAGGATAAGCCATCATTCTAGTGTGGCCTTTATTTGGGACCAAGACGAATAGTTTGAAGGTAGACACTCGGCTGAAGTGGTTGGCAGAGGAAAGTTATCTGAGGCTTCTCTGGACAATAGTAGGGGAAGATGGAGCTGAAGTGCAGTTGTTTGTTTGGTGTCTAACATGTTTATGTGTTGGTGGAGATGACCCCATGAAGGGAGAAGATCTGGTGATGGAGAcagtgggagagaggcagaataGCACTCACTTGCAGTATGAGACACAATCCAGTGTGTAGCAGGGACGGCTGAGAGCAGCACATGCCAAGCAAGTTCAAGTGTGGTAACTGGGAGGGGACAGAAGGACACCAGGGCCATTATGGGGCAGGGGAGAGTTCAGAGAAATGTATTTGCCCCTTTCTTAGTTTTCTCAGAGAATCCGGAAGCGAGGCCATCCATAGGTGACTGAGGTAGTGCTATGGTGGGCGGGTGAGGAGAATGAGAAGCTACCAAGTCGATGGGCTGCAAGGAGAACTGGATGCAGGATGTCTTAGTGAAGTACCTAAGACACAGAGCCACTCTGAGGGCATGCCCACTGGCTCAGAACAGGGGAGGAACCTAAGCTTCCCCAGTAAGGACTGACTACAGAGCAATACTTGCTAAAGCTGGAAGGAGAGGTCCCAGGAGAGGAAACAAGAAAGACAGTTGCATCGCAACTTTGTTGTTGAATCCTTGGAATCCAATACTAAAAAGAAGAGTTTGGATGATGAATGCTGGCCTGAAAGGATTTCTAGGAACTGGGGTGGTGGAGGACAGAGAGGGCATTGGTAACTAAAGGCCTGGCTCAGTGAAAAGACACTGGGGATGGTGGAGCAGGCTGTCAGTGTCGGGGAGAGAAGGTGGGTATGTTTTTATTAGAATCGAGAATTAAGAAGTGTTAGAAATAATAGTTGATAAACCAGAGCCCAACTTATAGAACTGAGAAACAAGGCAGGACGAGGTGTGAGTTCTGTGGATCACTGAGAAACAAGGCAGGGGTGAGATCTGTGGATCAATGAGAATCAAGGCCAGGAGAGATTGTGAGATCTATGGGTGTTCTCCCTGGTGACCCTGGCAGGCTCTCAGATGTGGCAGCTGGCATGGTGTATAGAAGGGTGATATACTATCACACTCCCCAAAGCCCGTCATCT includes:
- the Pag1 gene encoding phosphoprotein associated with glycosphingolipid-enriched microdomains 1, with amino-acid sequence MGPAGSTLSGGPLQVQMVLWGSLAAVAMFFLLTFLILLCSSCDREKKPKQHSGDHENLMNVPSDKEMFSHSATSLTTDALASSEQNGVLTNGDILSEDSTLTCMQHYEEVQTSASDLLDSQDSTGKPKSHQSRELPRIPPENTVDAMLTASVVEGDSGPSMEGPYEVLKDSSSQENMVEDCLYETVKEIKEVADKGLAGKSKSTSALKELQGAPTEGKPDFAEYASVDRNKKCHQSINAESILGASSDPEEEAPPPVPVKLLDENANLPEKGEAEAEEQAPEGASGHNKRFSSLSYKSREEDPNLTEEEISAMYSSVNKLGQSAHKPGLSPKGPELTCQSMQGPPQRSSSSCNDLYATVKDFEKSPNSLCTLPPARRPGEEPEPDYEAIHTLNREEEKVPLETNGHLVPKENDYESIGDLQQCRDITRL